One genomic segment of Streptomyces sp. RerS4 includes these proteins:
- a CDS encoding FAD-dependent oxidoreductase, translated as MSGDAALERLKREGRIVVVGASLAGLRAAETLRDEGFTGSLTMIGDEPHEPYDRPPLSKQVLLGKATADRTALPRRRDIDAKWRLGVPAAGLDMAARRVRLADGDEVEYDRLLIATGVRARPWPHEDQASLDGVFVLRTRDDAAGLERALAARPDRVLVIGAGFTGSEIASACRERGLAVTVAERGAGPLVGALGGVIGEVAADMHREHGVDLRTGITVTGLEGDGAGRVRAAHLSDGDAVEARVVVVSLGAMRNTEWLTGSGLGAGPRGIACDAGCRAFDIWGIVTDDIYVAGDVARSPHALFGYQFLSLEHWGNAVAQAETAAHNMLSESADRRPHVWVPAFWSSQFGVNIKSVGVPSMGTEILISQGARDERRFTGVYGYQGRVIGAVTFDQSRWLPFYQRLIEETSPFPPPFPTVDRRSEGHKPMPADFPDPSVPTHGPTITLSGYSPADRRMTFTPARH; from the coding sequence GTGAGCGGTGACGCGGCCCTGGAGCGGCTCAAGCGCGAGGGACGCATCGTCGTCGTCGGCGCTTCCCTGGCGGGCCTGCGGGCCGCCGAGACCCTGCGGGACGAGGGGTTCACGGGGTCCCTGACCATGATCGGTGACGAGCCCCACGAGCCCTACGACCGGCCCCCGCTGTCCAAGCAGGTGCTGCTCGGCAAGGCCACCGCCGACCGCACGGCCCTGCCCCGGCGCCGCGACATCGACGCGAAGTGGCGGCTCGGGGTGCCCGCGGCGGGCCTGGACATGGCGGCCCGACGGGTGCGGCTGGCCGACGGCGACGAGGTGGAGTACGACCGGCTGCTGATCGCGACCGGCGTACGCGCCCGGCCGTGGCCGCACGAGGACCAGGCCTCCCTCGACGGGGTCTTCGTCCTGCGCACCCGTGACGACGCGGCGGGGCTGGAACGGGCGCTGGCCGCCCGCCCCGACCGGGTCCTGGTGATCGGCGCCGGGTTCACCGGGTCGGAGATCGCCTCCGCCTGCCGGGAACGCGGCCTGGCCGTGACCGTCGCCGAACGGGGCGCGGGCCCGCTGGTCGGAGCCCTCGGCGGGGTGATCGGCGAGGTGGCGGCCGACATGCACCGGGAGCACGGCGTGGACCTGCGGACCGGGATCACGGTGACCGGGCTGGAGGGCGACGGGGCGGGGCGGGTGCGCGCCGCACACCTCTCCGACGGCGACGCCGTGGAGGCCCGGGTGGTCGTGGTCTCGCTCGGCGCGATGCGCAACACGGAGTGGCTGACGGGCTCCGGGCTGGGCGCCGGACCGCGCGGCATCGCGTGCGACGCGGGCTGCCGGGCGTTCGACATCTGGGGCATCGTCACCGACGACATCTATGTGGCGGGTGACGTGGCACGCTCCCCGCACGCGCTGTTCGGCTACCAGTTCCTCTCCCTGGAGCACTGGGGCAACGCCGTCGCCCAGGCCGAGACGGCCGCGCACAACATGCTGAGCGAAAGCGCGGACCGCCGCCCGCACGTGTGGGTGCCGGCCTTCTGGTCCTCCCAGTTCGGCGTCAACATCAAGTCGGTCGGGGTGCCGTCGATGGGGACGGAGATCCTCATCTCCCAGGGCGCCCGCGACGAGCGCCGCTTCACCGGCGTGTACGGGTACCAGGGCCGGGTGATCGGGGCCGTCACCTTCGACCAGTCCCGCTGGCTTCCGTTCTACCAGCGGCTGATCGAGGAGACCTCGCCCTTCCCGCCGCCGTTTCCCACCGTGGACCGCCGCTCCGAGGGCCACAAGCCGATGCCCGCGGACTTCCCGGACCCGTCGGTGCCCACGCACGGACCGACGATCACCCTGAGCGGCTACTCGCCGGCCGACCGCCGCATGACGTTCACCCCCGCCCGGCACTGA
- a CDS encoding ferredoxin, producing MRLVVDLNRCQGYAQCAFLAPDVFSMHGEESLLYDPQPEDERHDDVVRAVHACPVRAILMDTMNGALATPEASGER from the coding sequence ATGAGGCTCGTCGTCGACCTCAACCGCTGTCAGGGGTATGCGCAGTGCGCCTTCCTCGCACCCGACGTCTTCTCCATGCACGGCGAGGAGTCACTGCTCTACGACCCGCAGCCCGAGGACGAGCGGCACGACGACGTCGTGCGCGCCGTCCACGCCTGTCCCGTCCGGGCCATCCTCATGGACACGATGAACGGGGCCCTCGCCACACCGGAGGCGAGCGGTGAGCGGTGA